One Zingiber officinale cultivar Zhangliang chromosome 10B, Zo_v1.1, whole genome shotgun sequence genomic window, ttttcttgacgaaaAATACTGAAGAACCCCACGGATATAcgctagggcgaataaatctccTTTCCAATAACTCTTGGAGTTGGACttttagctcgtccaactctttcggtgccatacggtaaggagctttcgatgttggaACGGTCCCCCGAATTAGCTcgatagcaaactccacttgtctTTGGGGAGGCAAGCCTCGTAGgtcatctggaaatacatccggatactctcgaacCATTGGAATGTCTGAGAGCTGAGATCTACTGTCGTCGTCAGCATTAATTAATGACAATAAAAATCCCTGACAGCCCTGTGATAGCAGCTTCTGAGTCTGAATCGCAAAAATGGTCGATATACTATCATCCCTGATGCTAGtaaaatcccacgagggttggttcggaggtcagaatatgaccaccctcgtctagcaATCAACCGTGGCATGGTATGCTGACAGCCAAttcatgccaaggataatgtcaaaCTCGACCACTTCCAATACCAATAAATCTACAGTGAGTATATGGTTGCCGAAGTCCAATGGGCATCCTCTGACCTCCTaagtgacgtccaatgtatcatcggacggtagggagacgatcATTCTCTATGGTCTAAGaataggtagtctaccaatctccctcataaatacccgagaaataaaggaatgcaaactaccagtatcaattagcatatcagcagaaaatgcataaagtaaaattgTACCAtgaaaaacggatccgtcggcccgctgtgcatcctctctggtaatcgtgTGAATTTGTCTAATCTCTGGCGAGGATGGAGGTGGTAGCACTGGCAGAGGTTACTGTGCCTGAGCCGGAGTCTTAGCCTACCACTGAGGTAGTGTTGGATACTGAGGCAGAAATGGATATGAGGGATGCGACTGATACAAGACCGATGGCTAGGGCTGCTTCGGGTACTGAGCTAGTGACTATGGCTGCAGCTGATACTGGACTAGTGGCTGAGGTTGCGATTGGTATTGGACCAGTAGTTGGGGTTGCAGCTGATACTACACCAGTGACTAAGGCTGCGACTGATACTGAGGTCCCGAAACAGAACCCTACGATACCGTGTGAGCACTGGAAGGCTCCTGTCTGTGCATGCCATATGTAGCTACTGCCGGAGGGGCTGTCCTCTACGGACGATGcaaagattgggctttctgcccccCTCGCTGAGTCCCTGTCTGATTGAACTGTCCTCCCTGAACAGAAACCCCGGAAgccacatgctgagccttcagtgaGCAATCTCGGCTCATGTGCCCAGGCATTTTGTAATAATAGCACACTGACTTCCCCAGGGAGCAGGCTgatgtgatgtgatctctggataCACATCGGGTGCAGTGCATGTCACTGGAGGGTTGTTCCaattctgctgagaagaccggaaATATCCTGAGGAAGTCCGCCTTAATTTCTGAGGTCGGCCAGATACCCAAGAAGTACCCCGAGTTGACTGACTATGACCACTCTGCTACTGTCCGGTAGCCTATGGCTGCTGGGTTTATCCTGAAGTCTGATCtatctgcttccttttcttgtccaaaTTCGCTCTCTGTTGAGTTGCCTCAATCATAAGGGCTCTATCCAATGCCTCTATATAAGATGAATTACCAAAACCTGCAATCTTTACTtgaagatgtccatccagtccttggacaaactgaagcatacgagacctatcctcagcaactaactctggacaaaatctggccaaccgattaaattcaacATTGTATTCTGTCATCGTGTGGTTgttctgccgaagactcagaaaatcttgATGGCGTGTCATCTAATATGACCATGGAAAATActagctctcaaaagcctctctaaatctcgcccaagatgtgctgctcgcctataatcgagcgttgtgtgtcccaccagatgtCGGCCTCATCCCATAAATGGTAACTAGCCAGCTCTGCCTTCTCCCACTCAGAGAAAGGCaaatagaagaaagtctgctccaaagtctctatccaagactgagctacgctcggatcagtctccccacgAAATAGTGTGAATTTGcttttcatcgactctgccaaagcTAGGATCCAAGCTCGTACcacaaccatatcagtagggtgaGTAGGGATTGTCGTGGGAATTGGTGGAATCACTGGATCTGGTACTACAAGTGGTACCACTGGATAGGCCAGGGGAGGTACCCCTAGTGCTGCTACATAAGCCGGGGCAGGTACCTCTGGTGGAACTGCAGGGTCAATATATGTAGGAGCAGTTagaggtacggtaggtggtggtaccaTATAAGGAGCAACTAGTACTGCTGGTGCGGGTGCCGAGTATGCAGTAGGCACAGGTGTAACTGGTGCTGCTAGTGTCGGATACGCCGTAGCAGGGACAGGTGGCGGTGGTGACGGGTACCTACTAGCAGGCACTACTGGTGGAGGGGTCGAGTATGTCACAGATGGTACTGCTGGTGGTACAGTGGATACTGTAGGTGTGGGTAACTCTAGAGAAATAATCGTCAGGATCTGAGAGCCCCACGCACCCGCAGTAGAAtgaggagtctgtccctgactgacagtcTCAATCCCAGCAGACCTCTCTGGCAACTCCATCGCTGAAGATTCCAACGCCCTCTTGTATCGTCGTCCTGCACCATGTCTCATCACGGGAACATGTGTACCTCACCTCatatctatttaaatttattaccCCGGTATTAATATAAGTActaaaattataaaagtaatcatcatacctatttatcgtctggagatgttccgtcgctgccaAGTCCCCAAATTTAACCTTATCTAAGAATACCTCagaattttaaaacataaaaatcgATAAAAATCCGTATAAATTCGAAAATACCCAGATTAATTCATaaaacttagctctgataccaaataaattggtatcggatTAACtaaaaaatccaaaacaagaaaaaaataagcatcgtaaacctactctgataccaaataaattggtatcagattaactcaaaaatcatgaacatgaaaaaaataggcatcgtaaacctgctttaataccaaataaattgtcacaccccaagATAGTCCTTGCCAgaggaaatttcgacaacatctcccctgtacgggtgacaatctgaaacttatctACATAACCCTCAGGGCTCACAATCATCAGCcaacacggctggaatatatatcatACAAAAATGAAACAATCCACGTAATTATAATATATCAACCTCTGGTTGTCATCATAATACTAAAAGAAATCGAAAACAACATCCAAACTTACCTCTTTTATCGTTCGGCAGGCGCGTAGCAAAACATACCAAACAGAAACTCACCAAGAAAGTAAAAGACCAGCCATTACAATGCCTTAAGGAAAACCATACAAATCAAGGGTGCAAAACCAATACAAGTCCGAAATACAACTCTAAGCAAATAAATAGAATACCAAAAGACCAATACGTAAACTCTTGTGacaaggggactagcaactggaacctcctgacagcttcaacctgaaatagaaataaatcaatggtgtgagttcaacaactcagcagataccggatagatatgcataataagatataactaatagtaataatcATGATGTACGGTTTCCTGAACAAAAGTAGGAAAtgcatgttggatcgagatcacgctagagggggggtgaatagcgtgcgtagctatttctttcgattcgtaaaacaaacgagtaaaaacgcagcggaataaagaaataataaacacagagagacaaggagatttacttcgttcggagcctaaggcgactcctactcgaaggcccgcgatccttgatcgctttccgtgggcaacaactataagcacgataaagatATTATAgactaagtacaattcaaagtagtgaacagattataccgacaacaaaagactaaatctaaagatccgggttgtcggggtgtcgttgcagcactttctggatcgagtcgttagcagcttgtcgcagggagattgcttagaagattgttgtattCGTTGTTCTTTAGCTGCTCCCTTGACCCTCTTTATATATgatattccgggcgcctggatcccttccgggtgcctggagtgtgacgtggccaaccaaccaggatgctccacgtggcgaagtcgcggcagggataaagtttggtcccgggcgcccgtaCCTGTTtcgagcgcccggatccatcccgggcgcccggaccacctttttccagcagctccttctcctgcaaaacaaggttagtccgagcaattgcataccctgcaagacaacgtTAGAAACTGATATTCCATACtaaaaaaagagctgacagtcttcgaactgtccgAGTTCGACTTCAGGTTTCcgacctattgttccctctacgggaacgcgtcctcacctactccactcgggagatttacctTTGCTAGTCGATCCtctagattgactggacttttgctcaacgtctgaGACTTcacttctgctggacatccgcttccggctagtccagtctttcacctgttcgcgacaccgggactttccacctagggttaccacccctaggactttgcctgaagccatcgacccgccaagactttcgcatagggttaccacccctatgacctaggattaccgcccctagggttttccttgcctaaccctcAAGTTagacactcagcaaaagctgtcagatcacaaagcaccttaactttgaatcctttgtcattatcaaaactcgggttcgatcgtcggatgcttcccgcaccaacaatctccccctttttgattatggcaacacgtaattcaaagttaagttaaaattatgcagcacaagaaacaagataagcaAGATAAGCATGATAGCAAAAAtaggcataaacatagctcccccttaatacaagctccctttaagagTACGCATaaacaagctccctttaaaatattttctttgaatttatttctttctttgaatttctctactctccccctttgccatacatcaaaaatgagccagttttgaaaaacctaattttcaacttcagaaatttgttaatagagttttcaacttcagaaatttgtaaaaacaattttttaacttcagaaattttaaaacttttcaacGTCAAAAGTTTgctaacaagattttcaacttcagaaatttgaaaaaattttaagttcagaaattttctaataaaattttcaactttaaagaTTTTCAAGCAGAATTTtcaattcaaaaaaaatttcttgaaagAAGATATTCAGGTTTTTAAGCTCAAATTTCCAAATTTCGAAGAGGTTTAAGCTTaaataaggtatcagagccctacagtccaagcatgagtaaagatttgttttgatcaggtatcagatcccttaagtacagacatgcttaaacttattatttcctccatcaactgtctaaccgtttagctacttgctgattgcctagagggcaacagtgttcacttggttagtcaagtcaagtcaattgatccagttagattgtaCTTAGGCTgaaagacttgatttgattactgttaatcatgtatttaacgcccagactcatattgatgcacagaaataagcattcttgagtccaggctgtaccctatgcatctcaaccgttctatgttttacaaacacaatcaaggtaaacctaggtgtttgtgagatgctctggctgagtcctgggggaacatgatttctagggggaaatcctaggctacaTCCATCTTTCGAAAGTCTAGCAAAGTGGGGATTTTggaaaatcagttttgcctagaagttataaaaaataagtaagaatataaagttatagtatctattctacccaacacatacctatttgtcttctttgtgagctgaactcaagttcaggtaagggttttgtgaaaatgtcagctaggtttgattttgactcaacatagttgagtataatatcacccttagctacatgatcccttacaaaatgatgcttcacctctatatgtttagtccttgagtgatgaattgggttttttgttagatttattgaacttatattatcaattgaaaattttgttttattatattctagttgatagtctttaagagtgtgcatcatccatagcaattgagatgcgcattcacctaaggctatatattcagcttcagtggtagataaagcaacacaatgttgctttctacttgaccaacttacaagacattgccctagaaattgacaactgccacttgtgctttttctatctaacttgcatccagcgtaatctgagtcagaatagccaagaaggtcaagggtgcaagttctagggtaccagagtcctatatttagagtacctttaatgtacctaagtattcttttaacatgggttaagtgtgactcttttgcacaggattggtatcttgcgcacatacctatagcaaacaatatatcaggtcggcttgcagttaggtacagtaaactacctattacacttctataatattttgggtctactggttttcctactgggtcagagtcaatgttgatgttggttgccattggagtatttattatttttgaattttccatgcagaattttttaattaattccttagcatatttagtttgataaatgtaaattccatctttagtttgttttatttgtaagcctaagaaaaaattaagttcaccaaccatactcatttcaaattcattttccattaatctaacaaattcttttagaaatttagagttagtggatccaaaaattatatcatcaacatagatttgggctatgaagatgtctttttctacagtttttacaaatagagttggatctatttgaccttggttgaagcctttggatattaagtgattggataaccgttcataccatgccctaggggcttgtttaagtccatacaaggccttttttaacttaaatacatgattaggattgtttaagtcttcaaatcctgggggttggcttacatagacctcttctttgatgaaaccatttaaaaaggctgacttaacatccatttggtataatttaaaccctttatttgctgcataagcTAATAATattcgaatggattcgagtctagctaccggtgcataggtttcatcatagtctaatccttcaacttgactaaaccctttggctactaatctggctttgtttcttatgatatcaccctgatcatccaacttatttctaaaaacccatttggtgtctattattgatttatctatgggtttaggtacaaggtcccagacttggtttctctcaaattgggctaattcctcctgcatagctatgatccagtcggATCGGTactgcttcttctattgttttaggttcgattttagaaattagggcaatctgactatgaATTCTATAGgtagatctagttctgactcctaggtttggatcacccaaaatttggtcaggtgggtgagaagtactggccctagttggtcttataatcgGGTCAGGggttggttcctctggtttattaagatttggttgaatttcatcatcttctatatttcttggatcaagattctcatttatatttggtagattattttcttcatcaaatattatattagttgtttcttcaacttttagagtgttttgattgtagactctataggctctactatttgaggagtatcctaaaaatattcctgggttagatttgggtgtgaattttcctaaataatctttagtgtttaaaatgtgaactttacacccaaatatttttaaataatttaagttaggagttttatgataatatagttcataaggagttttcttgtgaaatttgttgattaaaattctgttttgaatatgatttgtagtatttattgcttcagcccaaaattggtgatttaaattatattcatttaacatagttctagcggcttcttgtagtgttctatttttacgttccactagaccattttgctgaggggttctaggacatgaaaattcatgtaggtatccatttattttacaaaattgagtaaatctatgattttcaaattctcccccttgatcacttcttattcttttaattttagtatctttttcattttctattaatttgcaaaaattactaaatatttcataggtttcatcttttgtttttaggaatcttacccatgtaaacctagagtagtcatcaattattactaagcaatactagttcttgcttagtgacttggctccatgtgaatcaaataggtcaaggtgaaggagctcaagtaacgagttggttctttctagatttgttgatttgtgtgttgacttagtttgttttccttgttgacaagcattacagattgagttttcaatgaattttagtttgggcaaacctctaactagaccattatgactcatttttgaaatgagtctagtgtgagtatgACCCAGTCTTCTTGgccacaagtcagtttcctcttcctgtgttataaaacactttattgaggatgtgggtagattaattgagtacatattatttttcctaagtcccttaagtgtgatttcaggattttcaatatttttgactaaacacctagctttgtcaaaagtgactaagtatccgctatcacacaattggcttatgcttagtaagttgaaattgaaattttcaactaacaaaacttttctaataataaaattggagttgagttcgatattacctcttccgattaccttaagttgaccattgttgccgaatgcaactgatcctaaattttttagtttgagctttgaaaacttcaatttatctccagtcatatgtctggaacatccactatctaacatccattgatccaactcctacacataaagtgaatgaattggtttcttgttaatggatagaaagatagtttgactgaagtagactccttagaattTTATCTTACCCAGGCTAAGTTAACAATAATATTGTTATAAttgttttgaaaagtgttttaaagtttaatttaaaagttttttgaaagatgagttttaaaataattttgaaattgggttttaaacaattttgaaattgagtttaaaataattttgaaattgagtttaaaataattttgaaattgggtttaaaataattttgaaattgggcttaaaataattttgaaattgggtttaaaataattttgaaattgggtttaaaataattttgaaattgggtttaaaataattttgaaataattttgttgaattaacttgatttaagtcaattttaatttagtcatctcacccgatctaaattttcaatcagggaaccctataattgttgtgagatgaattgaggttcagtttAAGGAATTGgtctaactttgtgttagattcaggtttagctttgggtttaacaagtaagcattctttggataaacttctgggctatggtgagtcacaaggagctcattaaagtaaccatgccttcgaggttttccaaatag contains:
- the LOC122028974 gene encoding proline-rich extensin-like protein EPR1, which codes for MRHGAGRRYKRALESSAMELPERSAGIETVSQGQTPHSTAGAWGSQILTIISLELPTPTVSTVPPAVPSVTYSTPPPVVPASRYPSPPPPVPATAYPTLAAPVTPVPTAYSAPAPAVLVAPYMVPPPTVPLTAPTYIDPAVPPEVPAPAYVAALGVPPLAYPVVPLVVPDPVIPPIPTTIPTHPTDMVVIAGFGNSSYIEALDRALMIEATQQRANLDKKRKQIDQTSG